The following proteins come from a genomic window of Proteiniphilum propionicum:
- a CDS encoding phosphatase PAP2 family protein — protein MKSISHVISTIFQPLLMPTYGVLLLFVYTYFGLMYQNHFWQIITPVVVFSFVIPSILIFLLYRMKIISDLSLKIRRERIYPYLITVVSYSAMIVFYNRMYMPGWFLMMLAASVAIMIFAIIITLKWKISAHMFGIGGLIGGAMSISYFVERSNPYYMFMGLFIIAGLVGTSRLILRRHTLSQVIAGFLLGFLVSFTFVWFGVKI, from the coding sequence ATGAAGTCAATTTCACACGTAATTTCCACTATTTTCCAACCATTGTTGATGCCGACCTACGGGGTATTGCTCCTATTTGTTTATACCTATTTCGGTTTGATGTATCAAAATCATTTCTGGCAAATTATTACTCCTGTAGTCGTTTTTTCATTCGTGATACCTTCTATTCTCATTTTTTTACTGTACCGAATGAAAATTATATCCGATTTATCGCTAAAGATACGCAGAGAACGTATATACCCTTATCTGATTACTGTAGTATCTTACTCAGCAATGATAGTATTCTACAACAGGATGTACATGCCCGGATGGTTTCTTATGATGCTTGCCGCATCTGTTGCAATAATGATCTTTGCAATAATTATCACGCTGAAGTGGAAGATAAGCGCACATATGTTCGGGATTGGCGGACTCATTGGCGGGGCAATGTCGATAAGCTATTTTGTGGAACGTTCAAATCCATATTACATGTTTATGGGATTGTTTATCATTGCCGGGTTGGTAGGCACATCAAGACTAATACTGCGACGCCACACACTTTCCCAGGTAATTGCCGGTTTTTTACTCGGTTTCCTGGTCTCGTTCACGTTCGTATGGTTTGGAGTGAAGATTTGA
- a CDS encoding LacI family DNA-binding transcriptional regulator: protein MKKVSMQNIADRLGVSKGTVSLVLSGKAKGNRISEEMCLKVRRMAEEMNYYPNEIARSLSTGMTMTIGVIVTDISNEFFGNLTFHIQERAKKYGYVVITTNTNESLEEFDDVVTILLNKQIDGIILVPVAGGGRIADRIVKRHVPMVQVDRYYPDIQASYIIVDNYKASTDAVKFLIEKGYRRIAIICYDINLNALTDRRQGYIDTMKRYNLLDPALIKDIKYEEQEEQIRQAIVDLKNNPDKVEAIFFCSRRVFITGIKYMHRENIKVSEEMEVFCFDKIDTISINNIPINYIEQPIKKMGEEAVEMLIEQIKGIKNIQQLVLDAEITHSI, encoded by the coding sequence ATGAAAAAGGTATCAATGCAAAATATAGCAGACAGGTTAGGAGTTTCAAAGGGGACAGTTTCCCTTGTATTGAGTGGTAAGGCAAAAGGTAATCGTATTAGCGAAGAAATGTGCTTAAAAGTCAGACGAATGGCGGAAGAGATGAATTATTACCCGAATGAGATTGCACGTAGCCTCAGTACCGGAATGACCATGACTATTGGAGTTATTGTGACTGATATTTCGAATGAATTCTTTGGAAATCTTACATTTCACATTCAAGAACGTGCCAAAAAATATGGTTATGTGGTGATTACCACAAATACGAACGAATCTTTAGAAGAATTTGATGATGTAGTTACAATATTGTTAAATAAACAGATAGACGGAATTATTCTTGTTCCTGTTGCTGGAGGAGGTAGAATTGCTGATAGAATCGTTAAAAGACATGTCCCTATGGTGCAAGTTGACCGTTATTATCCGGATATTCAAGCCAGCTATATAATTGTGGATAATTATAAAGCATCTACAGATGCAGTTAAGTTTCTAATAGAAAAAGGCTATAGGAGAATTGCAATTATATGTTACGATATTAATCTTAATGCATTGACGGATAGGAGGCAGGGATATATTGATACAATGAAACGTTATAATTTATTGGATCCTGCACTAATAAAAGACATTAAATATGAAGAACAAGAAGAGCAAATTAGGCAAGCTATTGTAGATCTGAAAAATAATCCTGATAAGGTTGAGGCTATATTTTTTTGTTCCAGAAGGGTGTTTATTACCGGAATAAAGTATATGCATAGAGAAAATATAAAGGTTTCAGAGGAGATGGAAGTGTTTTGTTTTGATAAAATAGATACGATTTCCATTAACAATATTCCGATTAATTATATTGAACAACCGATCAAAAAAATGGGAGAGGAAGCAGTTGAAATGCTGATTGAACAGATCAAAGGGATTAAAAATATTCAACAATTAGTCCTCGATGCCGAAATTACACATTCTATTTAA
- the gcvH gene encoding glycine cleavage system protein GcvH, giving the protein MNFPENVKYSSDHEWVRVEGSEAYVGITDFAQDELGEIVYVDVTSEGETLAQGDVFGSIEAVKTVSDLMMPMGGEVLELNPKLDDAPELVNKDPYGEGWIIKISVKNSEELTGLMSAEAYKEFIGK; this is encoded by the coding sequence ATGAATTTTCCTGAAAATGTAAAGTATTCTTCCGATCACGAATGGGTGAGAGTGGAAGGCAGTGAGGCATACGTCGGAATTACCGATTTTGCACAGGATGAGTTGGGTGAAATCGTCTATGTTGATGTAACCTCTGAGGGAGAAACCCTTGCACAGGGAGATGTTTTCGGAAGTATTGAAGCTGTGAAAACCGTATCAGACCTGATGATGCCTATGGGTGGTGAAGTGTTGGAGTTGAATCCAAAACTCGATGATGCACCTGAGCTTGTAAACAAGGACCCATACGGTGAAGGATGGATTATCAAAATCTCAGTTAAGAACAGCGAAGAACTGACAGGCTTAATGTCGGCCGAAGCATATAAAGAGTTTATAGGTAAATAA
- a CDS encoding bifunctional folylpolyglutamate synthase/dihydrofolate synthase translates to MTYEETLNYLYRQMPEYQRIGDRAYKEGLDNSLALDEIFGHPHKRYRTIHVGGTNGKGSTSHLLAAILQKAGYRVGLYTSPHLIDFRERIRVNGAMIEKDYVVEFVEKYKDKFEPVMPSFFELTMEMAFLWFSLQEVDVAVVEVGLGGRLDSTNIITPDISIITNIGFDHMKFLGDTLPKIAAEKAGIIKKHTPVVIGETDNTEVAQVFIDKAHSVKAPIVFSELYMNDFEAEKKDYGWLFQSGKYPNLKGELKGMAQDKNARTVLTTVEALLETGYNIPAEAVYKGFANVTAITGLMGRWQQLRTSPEIICDIAHNAHGLKYVAEQLLLEDYNRLHIVFGMANDKDVDSVLTLMPQNAVYYFTRASVERALNEKTLAGYAAAHGLAGYIFPSVSHAVEAALKNAGENDLIFIGGSSFIVADALPLFI, encoded by the coding sequence ATGACTTACGAAGAGACTCTCAACTACCTGTACAGGCAAATGCCCGAATATCAACGAATTGGGGATAGAGCATATAAAGAAGGGCTAGACAACAGCCTCGCGTTGGACGAGATATTCGGCCATCCCCACAAGCGCTACAGAACCATACATGTAGGGGGAACAAACGGCAAGGGTTCAACCTCACATCTGCTAGCGGCTATCTTGCAGAAAGCCGGTTACAGAGTGGGACTCTATACATCACCTCACCTGATAGATTTCCGCGAGCGAATTCGTGTGAATGGAGCAATGATTGAAAAAGATTATGTTGTGGAATTCGTGGAAAAGTATAAAGATAAATTTGAACCTGTGATGCCCTCCTTTTTTGAGCTGACCATGGAGATGGCCTTTCTCTGGTTCTCCCTGCAGGAGGTTGATGTGGCAGTCGTTGAAGTGGGACTGGGCGGGCGGCTCGACAGCACTAACATCATCACTCCCGATATCAGCATCATCACCAACATTGGATTTGACCATATGAAATTTCTTGGTGATACACTGCCAAAGATAGCTGCCGAAAAGGCAGGGATAATAAAAAAACATACTCCTGTAGTGATTGGCGAGACGGACAATACGGAAGTAGCTCAGGTTTTTATTGATAAGGCACATTCCGTGAAAGCACCCATTGTATTCTCGGAACTATATATGAACGACTTTGAAGCTGAGAAGAAAGATTACGGATGGTTGTTTCAATCCGGCAAATACCCGAATCTGAAGGGCGAACTAAAGGGTATGGCACAGGACAAGAATGCCCGTACGGTATTAACAACAGTGGAGGCCCTACTTGAAACAGGGTACAACATACCGGCAGAAGCAGTTTACAAAGGGTTTGCTAACGTAACAGCTATCACCGGTTTAATGGGACGATGGCAGCAGCTACGGACTTCTCCTGAAATTATCTGTGACATAGCGCATAACGCCCATGGATTAAAGTATGTGGCGGAACAGTTGCTTTTGGAAGATTACAACAGATTGCATATTGTATTCGGAATGGCTAACGACAAGGATGTAGACTCCGTGCTTACATTAATGCCGCAAAATGCTGTTTACTATTTCACTAGGGCATCTGTAGAACGAGCATTAAACGAGAAGACGCTGGCAGGTTATGCAGCCGCACACGGGTTAGCAGGCTACATCTTTCCATCCGTTTCCCATGCTGTTGAAGCAGCACTGAAAAACGCCGGTGAAAATGACCTCATTTTCATCGGCGGCAGTTCCTTTATCGTGGCAGATGCGTTGCCGTTGTTTATATGA
- a CDS encoding SIS domain-containing protein, producing the protein MNHEDISTILKQEADAILNIPVTDRYEKAIDLIIENVHGKRGKLVISGMGKAGQIGQNMATTFCSTGTPAIFLHPSEAQHGDLGVLQDNDLLLLITNSGKTREIIELIDLARGMYPKIPIIVITGNKESVLAKEADVTLLTGNPPEVCPLDLTPTTSTTIMTVMGDILVVGTMKRINFTASEYAKRHHGGYLGDKSRNACTKPIS; encoded by the coding sequence ATGAATCACGAAGATATAAGCACTATACTGAAACAGGAGGCTGATGCCATCCTGAACATACCGGTAACCGACAGATATGAAAAAGCCATTGATCTGATAATAGAGAATGTACACGGGAAACGGGGAAAATTAGTAATTAGCGGCATGGGCAAAGCTGGACAGATTGGACAAAATATGGCAACCACATTTTGTTCAACAGGTACACCAGCCATTTTCCTTCATCCCAGCGAAGCGCAACATGGCGACCTCGGAGTCCTACAGGACAACGATCTGCTTTTATTGATTACCAATTCAGGGAAAACCCGCGAGATCATAGAACTGATAGATTTGGCAAGAGGGATGTATCCAAAAATTCCCATTATCGTAATCACCGGCAACAAAGAGAGTGTGCTAGCCAAAGAAGCGGATGTGACACTCCTAACCGGAAACCCGCCGGAGGTATGCCCTCTAGATCTTACTCCCACCACCTCTACCACAATAATGACAGTCATGGGAGACATACTTGTTGTAGGAACAATGAAACGGATCAACTTCACTGCAAGTGAATATGCCAAACGTCATCATGGCGGATACCTGGGAGATAAATCGAGAAATGCATGTACAAAGCCCATATCTTAA
- a CDS encoding dipeptidyl peptidase 3, producing MKKVIFMLTTFFLLSSCISKNTDNQTVADDGIDSAFQYKVDRFADIEILRYPVPGFNSLPLQQKELIYYLSQAALEGRDILWDQHNRYNLTIRRVCEGVYENYMGDKSSTEWDNFETYLKQIWMANGIHHHYSEDKIMPEFTREYFVSIVKSVDPGRMPFRDGMAADETLKEILPVMFDPDVMPKRMNQSAGADIVRTSAVNFYEGVTQKEVEEFYNAMKKTDDNTPVSYGLNSKVVKKDGVVTEQLWKIDGMYDKAIERIVGWLEKAAGVAENEHQKETINTLIAYYTTGDLKIFDDFSVKWVTDTDSRVDFVNGFIETYTDPLGMKATWEALVNFKSEEASKRTELISNNAQWFEDNSPIDNRFKKEEVKGVSAKVITAAILGGDTYPATPIGINLPNANWIRRDHGSKSVTIDNITFAYAKAAEGNGFKEEFMWSDVEREISIKYETITDNLHTDLHECLGHGSGKLLPGVDGDALKAYGSPLEETRADLFALYYLADPKLVELGLLPDSEAYKAEYYKYIMNGAMTQLTRIQPGKDIEQAHMRNRALISNWVIEHGKADSVVVMQKRDDKTYVVISDYNKLRTLFGQLLAEVQRIKSEGDYEAGKNLVEAYGVKVNTELHSEVLSRYKALDIAPYKGFVNPVYKLVTDENGKVTDVTISYDENYVEQQLRYSRQYSVLPLKN from the coding sequence ATGAAAAAAGTAATCTTTATGCTAACAACCTTTTTTTTGCTTTCTTCATGTATAAGCAAAAACACAGATAATCAGACGGTAGCTGATGATGGTATTGATTCCGCTTTCCAGTATAAGGTCGACCGGTTTGCCGATATAGAAATCCTCCGCTATCCAGTCCCCGGATTTAACAGCTTGCCGCTCCAGCAGAAAGAGCTGATATATTACTTGTCGCAGGCTGCATTGGAAGGCCGCGATATACTCTGGGACCAGCATAATCGGTACAACCTGACCATCCGCCGTGTTTGCGAAGGTGTATATGAAAATTATATGGGTGACAAATCTTCCACAGAGTGGGATAATTTCGAGACTTACCTTAAACAGATATGGATGGCGAACGGTATACACCACCATTATTCAGAGGACAAAATTATGCCGGAGTTTACAAGGGAGTACTTCGTGTCCATAGTGAAAAGTGTTGATCCGGGACGGATGCCTTTCCGCGATGGCATGGCTGCCGACGAAACTCTCAAAGAGATACTCCCGGTGATGTTCGATCCGGATGTTATGCCCAAAAGAATGAACCAGTCGGCCGGTGCCGATATTGTAAGAACATCGGCTGTAAACTTCTATGAAGGGGTTACTCAGAAAGAGGTGGAAGAGTTCTACAACGCCATGAAAAAGACAGACGATAACACACCTGTCTCTTACGGACTCAACAGCAAGGTAGTAAAAAAAGATGGAGTCGTTACCGAACAATTATGGAAAATAGACGGTATGTACGACAAAGCTATCGAACGTATAGTTGGATGGCTGGAGAAAGCAGCCGGCGTTGCAGAAAACGAACATCAGAAAGAGACCATCAACACGCTCATTGCGTATTACACAACAGGAGATCTGAAGATTTTCGACGATTTTTCGGTAAAATGGGTAACTGACACCGACTCGCGCGTTGATTTTGTAAACGGGTTCATCGAGACCTATACCGATCCGCTTGGCATGAAAGCCACATGGGAGGCATTGGTGAATTTCAAAAGCGAAGAGGCATCTAAGCGCACGGAATTGATCAGCAATAATGCGCAATGGTTTGAAGACAACTCTCCTATTGACAATCGTTTCAAAAAAGAGGAAGTGAAAGGAGTTTCCGCTAAAGTGATAACCGCAGCAATACTGGGAGGCGACACGTATCCGGCCACCCCTATAGGTATCAACCTGCCCAATGCAAACTGGATCCGCCGCGACCATGGCTCCAAATCGGTGACTATAGACAATATCACCTTCGCCTATGCCAAAGCAGCTGAAGGAAACGGTTTTAAAGAAGAGTTTATGTGGAGTGATGTCGAACGTGAAATTTCAATAAAATATGAAACTATTACAGATAATCTGCATACCGACTTGCACGAATGTCTGGGTCACGGTTCAGGTAAACTGCTCCCCGGTGTTGACGGAGATGCCCTGAAAGCATATGGCTCTCCCCTGGAAGAGACACGCGCCGACCTGTTTGCTCTCTACTATCTTGCAGATCCGAAGCTTGTGGAACTGGGGCTGCTGCCCGATAGCGAGGCTTATAAGGCTGAGTACTATAAATATATTATGAATGGGGCAATGACACAACTTACACGCATCCAGCCTGGCAAAGACATTGAACAAGCACACATGCGCAACCGGGCGCTTATATCGAACTGGGTAATTGAACACGGAAAGGCCGACAGTGTTGTTGTGATGCAGAAGCGCGATGATAAAACATATGTGGTGATCAGCGATTACAACAAATTGCGAACACTCTTTGGTCAGTTGCTTGCTGAAGTGCAACGTATAAAATCGGAAGGCGACTATGAAGCCGGAAAGAACCTGGTAGAGGCATACGGGGTAAAAGTGAATACTGAACTCCATTCAGAAGTATTGTCGCGCTATAAAGCCCTTGATATAGCTCCCTACAAAGGGTTCGTAAATCCCGTATACAAGCTGGTCACTGATGAGAATGGCAAGGTAACCGATGTTACGATATCATACGACGAGAACTATGTTGAACAGCAATTGCGCTATTCAAGACAATACTCGGTATTGCCACTTAAGAACTGA
- the purE gene encoding 5-(carboxyamino)imidazole ribonucleotide mutase: protein MQPVVSIIMGSTSDLPVMEKAARFLNEMEVPFEMNALSAHRTPEEVEIFAKGAKDKGIKVIIAAAGMAAHLPGVIASMTTLPVIGVPINSSLEGMDALLAIVQMPPGIPVATVGINGSLNAAILALQIIAANNEPLQKKMSDYKNSLKNKIKEANKELASVSYKFKTN, encoded by the coding sequence ATGCAACCTGTTGTAAGCATTATTATGGGCAGCACATCTGATCTGCCCGTGATGGAAAAAGCGGCACGCTTCCTCAACGAGATGGAGGTCCCTTTCGAAATGAACGCCCTGTCGGCACACCGTACACCCGAAGAGGTTGAAATATTCGCAAAAGGTGCCAAAGATAAAGGGATCAAGGTTATTATTGCCGCAGCGGGAATGGCAGCACACCTGCCAGGTGTGATTGCCTCCATGACCACCCTCCCGGTGATAGGCGTGCCCATCAATTCATCGCTCGAAGGAATGGATGCACTGCTTGCCATCGTGCAGATGCCCCCGGGTATTCCAGTAGCCACCGTAGGAATAAACGGCTCTTTGAATGCCGCTATTCTGGCACTACAGATAATTGCCGCCAACAACGAGCCTTTGCAGAAAAAAATGTCTGACTATAAAAACAGCCTGAAAAACAAAATAAAGGAAGCCAATAAAGAGCTGGCATCGGTTTCCTATAAATTCAAAACAAACTGA
- the rpoN gene encoding RNA polymerase factor sigma-54 — protein sequence MALKQQQELKQIQRLSPLQMQVIKLVELNSIEVEDRIKQEVEDNPALETADAEISADVENEDMESGEDTSLSQEDMILGDYFSEDDIPDYRLNATYHKNETNIAEINYYDDKSLSDYLLEQIRLLNLDNRKQLIAEYIIGSLDENGYLQRDLQSISDDLLFQQQMEVTPLHLEDVLYEIQDLDPAGVGARGLQECLLIQLNRCEPTPSVSLAKKILKDYFDEFSRKHYDKIMRRMNISQDDLRDAIEEITSLNPKPGNNIGDTMQTAMNNITPDFIVDSYNGEVSIHLNNSNIPTLKVSRSFSEMLKGYSDNKESMSTDDKQTMLFMKQKVDSAKWFIDAVRQRQNTLQKTIEAIVHIQYDFFLTEDEKCLKPMILKDVAERTGFDISTISRVSNSKYVQTNTGVYPLKFFFSEAMQTRGGEDISSTEIKSILRESIDNENSSKPLTDEQLTKILNNKGYVIARRTVAKYREQLNIPVARLRKKI from the coding sequence ATGGCACTCAAGCAGCAACAGGAACTAAAACAAATACAGCGACTCTCCCCCTTGCAAATGCAGGTGATAAAGTTAGTGGAGTTGAACTCCATTGAGGTGGAAGACCGGATTAAACAGGAGGTTGAAGATAATCCCGCGCTGGAGACTGCCGATGCCGAGATATCGGCCGATGTCGAAAATGAAGATATGGAAAGCGGGGAGGACACGTCTCTTTCGCAGGAAGATATGATTCTTGGCGACTATTTCTCGGAGGATGACATCCCCGACTATCGCCTGAACGCAACATATCATAAAAACGAAACAAATATTGCCGAAATAAATTACTATGACGATAAATCGCTCAGCGATTACCTTCTGGAACAGATAAGGTTGTTAAATCTGGACAACCGGAAACAGTTGATCGCGGAATATATTATCGGTAGCCTCGATGAGAATGGTTATCTGCAGCGCGACCTGCAATCGATATCAGACGACCTGTTGTTCCAGCAGCAAATGGAGGTCACTCCTCTACATCTGGAAGATGTATTATATGAGATACAGGATCTCGATCCGGCTGGTGTGGGAGCCCGTGGACTGCAGGAGTGCCTGCTGATACAGCTGAATCGCTGTGAACCAACACCATCAGTAAGTCTTGCAAAAAAAATACTTAAAGATTATTTTGATGAGTTTTCACGAAAACACTACGATAAGATCATGCGACGGATGAATATTTCACAGGACGATCTACGGGATGCCATTGAAGAAATCACGTCGCTGAACCCGAAACCTGGGAATAACATTGGAGATACTATGCAGACTGCAATGAACAATATTACTCCCGATTTCATCGTAGACTCCTATAACGGTGAAGTATCTATACACCTAAATAACAGCAATATTCCTACACTGAAGGTGAGCCGCAGCTTTTCGGAAATGCTGAAAGGTTACAGCGATAATAAAGAGAGTATGTCAACCGATGATAAACAAACAATGCTTTTTATGAAACAAAAGGTTGATTCCGCTAAATGGTTCATAGATGCTGTCAGACAACGCCAAAACACACTACAAAAAACCATAGAGGCAATTGTACACATTCAGTACGACTTCTTCCTTACGGAAGATGAAAAATGCCTAAAACCTATGATCCTAAAAGATGTTGCTGAAAGAACAGGTTTCGATATTTCTACCATTTCCCGAGTAAGCAACAGCAAATATGTACAGACCAACACCGGTGTTTACCCTCTGAAGTTTTTCTTCTCCGAAGCGATGCAGACTAGAGGAGGGGAAGATATTTCTTCAACAGAGATAAAATCAATTTTAAGGGAGAGCATCGACAACGAAAACTCTTCTAAACCTCTCACAGATGAGCAACTAACTAAAATCCTCAATAATAAAGGGTATGTAATAGCACGACGCACAGTGGCGAAATATCGTGAACAATTGAACATTCCGGTAGCCCGATTGAGAAAAAAAATATAA